From Paenibacillus polymyxa, the proteins below share one genomic window:
- the cmk gene encoding (d)CMP kinase — MARQHASSINKINVAIDGPAGAGKSTVARLVAKALSYVYVDTGAMYRAATWYMMCKEIPAENVQKVLQHVPELVIELVPDPTGQKVYCNGEDVTTVIRSMEVTSNVSQYSSIAGLRTRLTEYQREMAARKGVVMDGRDIGTTVLPDAEVKVFMTASVQERASRRFKELSETDDITLEQLERDIAARDKFDEEREVSPLRCSEDAIVLDTTHMGIQDVVDTIVSYCLTEKDGEISQ, encoded by the coding sequence TTGGCAAGGCAACATGCATCTTCAATTAACAAAATAAATGTAGCCATTGATGGACCTGCTGGCGCAGGGAAAAGTACAGTGGCCCGCTTGGTGGCGAAAGCACTTTCCTATGTATATGTAGATACCGGAGCCATGTATCGAGCAGCAACATGGTACATGATGTGCAAAGAAATTCCTGCAGAAAATGTACAAAAAGTGCTTCAGCATGTACCTGAGCTGGTGATTGAATTAGTACCGGACCCCACAGGCCAAAAGGTTTATTGTAACGGGGAAGATGTAACCACTGTGATTCGTTCGATGGAAGTGACTAGCAATGTGTCACAGTATTCGAGTATTGCTGGTTTACGTACACGCTTGACCGAATACCAGCGTGAAATGGCTGCGCGTAAAGGTGTCGTCATGGACGGACGCGACATTGGAACAACTGTGCTTCCCGATGCGGAAGTCAAAGTGTTCATGACCGCAAGTGTTCAGGAACGTGCCTCACGTCGTTTTAAAGAACTGAGCGAAACTGATGATATCACTCTGGAACAGCTTGAACGTGACATTGCGGCACGTGATAAGTTTGATGAGGAGAGGGAGGTATCCCCGCTTCGTTGCAGTGAGGACGCCATCGTGCTTGATACGACTCATATGGGCATCCAGGATGTCGTAGATACGATCGTATCTTATTGCTTAACGGAGAAGGATGGAGAGATCAGCCAATGA
- a CDS encoding lysophospholipid acyltransferase family protein, translated as MIYTVCASILRLIYRVLFRLEAVGRENVPAEGGVLLCSNHISNLDPPTVGILLKRKVHFMAKAELFNVPVLGPLIDKLGAFPVKRGGVSKESIKLALNILREGKVMGIFPEGSRGAGGIGKKGAASFALRSGAAAVPVAIIGDYKLFRKTKVIYGKPVNLDGYQKGTDVEGDPLELATEAIMSRIRTMKETGKPTND; from the coding sequence ATGATATATACTGTATGCGCCAGTATTTTGCGTCTCATTTACCGCGTTCTGTTCAGGCTTGAGGCGGTAGGCAGGGAAAATGTTCCTGCTGAGGGTGGAGTGCTGTTGTGTTCTAATCATATTAGTAATCTTGACCCTCCTACAGTTGGCATTTTGCTGAAGCGAAAGGTTCACTTTATGGCCAAAGCAGAGCTGTTTAATGTTCCTGTACTGGGACCACTGATCGACAAACTGGGAGCTTTTCCAGTTAAACGTGGTGGTGTGAGTAAGGAATCCATTAAGCTGGCATTGAACATTTTGCGTGAAGGTAAGGTTATGGGGATTTTTCCCGAAGGCTCCAGAGGAGCTGGGGGAATTGGTAAAAAGGGTGCTGCCAGTTTTGCACTGCGTAGTGGAGCGGCTGCCGTTCCGGTCGCCATTATTGGTGATTACAAGCTTTTCCGTAAAACGAAAGTGATATACGGTAAACCTGTTAATTTGGACGGTTACCAAAAGGGTACCGATGTCGAAGGAGATCCTCTTGAACTGGCAACAGAAGCAATTATGTCACGTATTCGCACAATGAAGGAAACGGGTAAGCCTACGAATGATTGA
- a CDS encoding flagellar brake protein: MFPKINDVLYIQVAGTDQKEESFEYKSRIAEEDPQNFLIEIPMSQTSGHLKKLFLGEELSIFFMSEGGIKNYFNTHVTGFKEDVLRMVRIHKPAPDSISKIQRRNFLRVKANLEIAVKHGANESRFVAETHDVGGGGVSFQTQGSHHLEEGESLSCWILVPYKNGTQEHVPFQSEIVRIQQMENGRKLIMLKYEKIADQERQKLIKYCFERQLEFRGKS; encoded by the coding sequence TTGTTTCCGAAAATTAACGATGTGTTATACATACAAGTTGCCGGTACCGATCAGAAGGAGGAATCTTTTGAATATAAGTCACGTATTGCGGAAGAGGACCCACAGAACTTTCTAATCGAAATTCCCATGTCACAAACAAGCGGGCATTTGAAAAAGCTGTTTCTTGGGGAAGAACTGTCTATATTTTTTATGAGCGAGGGTGGGATTAAAAACTATTTTAATACCCACGTTACAGGCTTTAAAGAAGACGTCCTCCGGATGGTTCGCATTCACAAGCCTGCTCCCGACAGCATCAGCAAAATTCAGCGTCGAAACTTTCTCAGGGTAAAGGCCAACTTGGAAATTGCGGTTAAACATGGTGCAAACGAATCTAGATTTGTAGCAGAGACGCATGATGTAGGAGGTGGAGGCGTATCTTTTCAGACTCAGGGTTCACATCATCTTGAAGAAGGAGAATCATTGTCTTGCTGGATTTTGGTTCCATATAAAAACGGCACTCAAGAACATGTTCCGTTCCAATCCGAAATTGTACGCATTCAGCAGATGGAAAATGGCCGCAAACTCATTATGTTGAAATATGAGAAAATCGCTGACCAGGAGCGCCAAAAACTGATTAAATATTGTTTTGAAAGACAGTTGGAGTTCCGGGGGAAATCGTAA